A single genomic interval of Heliangelus exortis chromosome 11, bHelExo1.hap1, whole genome shotgun sequence harbors:
- the LARP6 gene encoding la-related protein 6 isoform X2: MPCRARPGKRSCQRRLSGRGGGEEGGGCRSPGHRCCGGSGLSPAGGTASSARHHGPAAATHIDGPRGGGGGCRGRRPAAGGGERPRADPSGCPGGRGRRGGRRGKEPGGAGRQQLQRGGLGAVRTLQVKHLTRDWRTTAYALKYSDTLELNDDNRKVRRNTPVPVFPSENLPTRMLLVYDIHMIPELQPLDKQENGCTQERIMEHLLKTFVTFGVISSVRILKPGRDLPADIKRVSNRYPQLGTQECAIIEFEEVDAAVRAHDFMCAETKETAIKVVLIGMKPPKKKVPKDKNRDEDASKSLKKARSLNKRVEELQFVGDESSANSSSDPESNPTSPLSGRKNTATNTRSNLSPVIHPANHLSPNVSPRSSPWNSPSSLRKVTKKSPLAEDSKLNPSTSPEGRKCTDYSSDSSITPSGSPWVQRRKAQTATQEKSPATSPMLARKIQNADGLPVGVLRLPKGPDGTKGFHNGCEPRRAAKNK; the protein is encoded by the exons ATGCCGTGCAGGGCCCGCCCGGGGAAGCGGAGCTGCCAGCGCCGCCTCAGCGGGAGGGGcggaggggaagagggaggcgGCTGCCGCAGCCCGGGGCATCGCTGCTGTGGCGGCAGCGGGCTGAGCCCGGCCGGCGGCACGGCGAGCTCTGCCCGGCACCATGGCCCAGCGGCAGCCACCCACATTGACGGACCCCGAGGCGGCGGAGGCGGGTGCCGGGGCCGGCGTCCCGCTGCTGGCGGCGGGGAGCGGCCCCGTGCAGATCCGAGTGGCTGTCCAGGCGGCCGCGGAAGACGAGGAGGGCGGCGGGGCAAGGAGCCCGGCGGCGCGGGGCGGCAGCAGCTGCAGCGAGGAGGACTCGGGGCGGTGCGGACGCTCCAG GTGAAACACCTTACCCGTGACTGGAGAACCACAGCCTACGCACTGAAGTACTCGGACACTCTTGAGCTCAATGATGATAACAGAAAGGTTCGAAGAAATACTCCAGTTCCAGTGTTTCCCAGTGAAAACCTCCCTACCAGGATGTTACTGGTGTATGATATACATATGAttcctgagctgcagcctcttGACAAACAAGAAAATGGATGCACGCAAGAAAGGATAATGGAGCATCTTCTCAAAACCTTTGTAACTTTTGGTGTAATTTCATCAGTTCGTATTCTTAAACCTGGTAGGGATCTACCAGCTGATATCAAGAGGGTCAGTAATAGGTATCCCCAGCTGGGAACTCAAGAATGTGCAATTATAGAGTTTGAAGAAGTAGATGCTGCTGTACGTGCTCACGACTTCATGTGTGCTGAAACAAAAGAGACTGCCATTAAAGTTGTCCTAATAGGTATgaaacctccaaaaaaaaaagttcccaaAGACAAGAACCGTGATGAAGATGCCAGCAAAAGTCTTAAGAAGGCCAGATCCCTTAATAAAAGAGTTGAGGAACTTCAGTTTGTCGGTGATGAATCTTCAGCAAATAGCTCTTCTGACCCAGAGAGTAATCCTACATCTCCACTGTCAGGACGCAAAAATACTGCAACAAATACTAGGAGTAATTTGAGCCCTGTCATTCACCCAGCCAACCATTTGAGTCCTAATGTCTCACCCAGATCAAGTCCTTGGAACAGTCCATCTTCACTAAGAAAAGTAACCAAAAAGTCTCCGCTGGCTGAAGACAGCAAGCTTAACCCAAGCACTAGCcctgaaggaaggaaatgtaCAGATTATTCCTCGGATAGCAGTATCACTCCTTCTGGTAGCCCCTGggtacagagaagaaaagctcAAACTGCAACACAAGAGAAGAGTCCTGCCACTAGCCCCATGTTAGCTCggaaaatacaaaatgcagACGGTCTCCCTGTAGGTGTGCTGCGGCTGCCTAAAGGCCCTGATGGCACAAAGGGATTCCACAATGGATGTGAACCAAGAAGGGCTGCAAAGAATAAATAa
- the LARP6 gene encoding la-related protein 6 isoform X1 produces MAQRQPPTLTDPEAAEAGAGAGVPLLAAGSGPVQIRVAVQAAAEDEEGGGARSPAARGGSSCSEEDSGRCGRSSGGENDDDSDQNWKPPENDLIQKLIAQIEYYFSDENLEKDAFLLKHVRRNKMGYVSVKLLTSFKKVKHLTRDWRTTAYALKYSDTLELNDDNRKVRRNTPVPVFPSENLPTRMLLVYDIHMIPELQPLDKQENGCTQERIMEHLLKTFVTFGVISSVRILKPGRDLPADIKRVSNRYPQLGTQECAIIEFEEVDAAVRAHDFMCAETKETAIKVVLIGMKPPKKKVPKDKNRDEDASKSLKKARSLNKRVEELQFVGDESSANSSSDPESNPTSPLSGRKNTATNTRSNLSPVIHPANHLSPNVSPRSSPWNSPSSLRKVTKKSPLAEDSKLNPSTSPEGRKCTDYSSDSSITPSGSPWVQRRKAQTATQEKSPATSPMLARKIQNADGLPVGVLRLPKGPDGTKGFHNGCEPRRAAKNK; encoded by the exons ATGGCCCAGCGGCAGCCACCCACATTGACGGACCCCGAGGCGGCGGAGGCGGGTGCCGGGGCCGGCGTCCCGCTGCTGGCGGCGGGGAGCGGCCCCGTGCAGATCCGAGTGGCTGTCCAGGCGGCCGCGGAAGACGAGGAGGGCGGCGGGGCAAGGAGCCCGGCGGCGCGGGGCGGCAGCAGCTGCAGCGAGGAGGACTCGGGGCGGTGCGGACGCTCCAG TGGTGGGGAAAATGATGATGACTCTGATCAGAACTGGAAACCACCAGAAAATGACCTAATCCAGAAGTTAATAGCACAGATTGAATATTACTTCTCAGATGAGAACCTTGAGAAAGATGCCTTCCTTCTAAAGCATGTGAGAAGAAATAAGATGGGTTACGTCAGCGTTAAACTCCTCACTTCGTTTAAGAAG GTGAAACACCTTACCCGTGACTGGAGAACCACAGCCTACGCACTGAAGTACTCGGACACTCTTGAGCTCAATGATGATAACAGAAAGGTTCGAAGAAATACTCCAGTTCCAGTGTTTCCCAGTGAAAACCTCCCTACCAGGATGTTACTGGTGTATGATATACATATGAttcctgagctgcagcctcttGACAAACAAGAAAATGGATGCACGCAAGAAAGGATAATGGAGCATCTTCTCAAAACCTTTGTAACTTTTGGTGTAATTTCATCAGTTCGTATTCTTAAACCTGGTAGGGATCTACCAGCTGATATCAAGAGGGTCAGTAATAGGTATCCCCAGCTGGGAACTCAAGAATGTGCAATTATAGAGTTTGAAGAAGTAGATGCTGCTGTACGTGCTCACGACTTCATGTGTGCTGAAACAAAAGAGACTGCCATTAAAGTTGTCCTAATAGGTATgaaacctccaaaaaaaaaagttcccaaAGACAAGAACCGTGATGAAGATGCCAGCAAAAGTCTTAAGAAGGCCAGATCCCTTAATAAAAGAGTTGAGGAACTTCAGTTTGTCGGTGATGAATCTTCAGCAAATAGCTCTTCTGACCCAGAGAGTAATCCTACATCTCCACTGTCAGGACGCAAAAATACTGCAACAAATACTAGGAGTAATTTGAGCCCTGTCATTCACCCAGCCAACCATTTGAGTCCTAATGTCTCACCCAGATCAAGTCCTTGGAACAGTCCATCTTCACTAAGAAAAGTAACCAAAAAGTCTCCGCTGGCTGAAGACAGCAAGCTTAACCCAAGCACTAGCcctgaaggaaggaaatgtaCAGATTATTCCTCGGATAGCAGTATCACTCCTTCTGGTAGCCCCTGggtacagagaagaaaagctcAAACTGCAACACAAGAGAAGAGTCCTGCCACTAGCCCCATGTTAGCTCggaaaatacaaaatgcagACGGTCTCCCTGTAGGTGTGCTGCGGCTGCCTAAAGGCCCTGATGGCACAAAGGGATTCCACAATGGATGTGAACCAAGAAGGGCTGCAAAGAATAAATAa